In one Dama dama isolate Ldn47 chromosome 5, ASM3311817v1, whole genome shotgun sequence genomic region, the following are encoded:
- the CFAP97D1 gene encoding sperm axonemal maintenance protein CFAP97D1, producing the protein MNNSLDYLAYPVIVSNHRQSTSFRKKLDFGHYAFHKNRIQIVKPTVDTKPPAAHTHHILKLSKLQGEQKRIDKIEYENKQLCQKIANAHRGPAKVDCWNEYFSKSLNRETRNRELVRITVENQGILKRLGDRKPHYDRKSSELDWQNSRRYIRNTTRYLLSRDK; encoded by the exons ATGAACAATTCCCTGGATTATCTGGCATACCCTGTAATTGTCTCTAATCATAGACAGAGTACATCCTTCAGGAAGAAGCTGGATTTTGGCCACTACGCATTTCATAAGAATAGAATACAAATAG tGAAGCCTACTGTTGATACCAAACCTCCAGCAGcgcacacacatcacattttaaaattgagcAAACTGCAG GGTGAACAAAAGAGAATCGACAAAATTGAATACGAAAACAAGCAACTGTGTCAAAAAATCGCCAATGCCCACCGAGGCCCCGCCAAGGTGGATTGCTGGAACGAATATTTTTCCAAGAG cttgaACAGAGAAACAAGGAACCGGGAGCTAGTGAGAATCACTGTGGAAAACCAGGGCATTCTGAAGAGGCTTGGTGATCGCAAACCACACTATGACCGCAAGTCGTCAGAGTTAGATTGGCAG aaTTCAAGACGCTATATCAGAAATACAACCAGATATCTTCTCTCCCGAGATAAATAG